The uncultured Campylobacter sp. DNA segment CCGCGCGCATGCGGGCTTTAAACCGCTTAAGGATTTAGAGGCTGCGGGCGTTAAAATTTTAAGCTGCGGCAGCTGCCTAGAGGCGTATAAACTCGTTGGCGATCTAAGCGTCGGAGAGATATCAAATGCCTATGAAATCATGCAAATTTTAACTTCTCACGAGCAAATCAAACTATGATTTACAACGACAAACGTCTAACCAAATTCGTCAAAGCGGCGGGTTGAGCGGCCAAGCTTGACCCGTCGGGTCTACACAAAACTATCGGCGATTTAAATTTAGCTCACCCGAATTTGCTCTCAAACATCGGCACGAACGAGGATGCGAGCGTCTTTAAGATTACGAACGATATCGCGCTCGTGCAGACGCTAGACTTTATCACGCCGGTGGTAGACGATCCGTTTATATTCGGCCAGATCGCGGCCGCAAACAGCCTAAGCGACGTGTTTGCGATGGGCGGACGGGTGCTAAACGCGCTAAATATCGTCGGTTTTGATAGCTGCAACCTAAGCGGCGAAATTTTGGGCGAAATTTTGCACGGCGGACGGGATAAGGTCGCCGAGTGCGGCGGCGTGATCGTAGGCGGACACACGATAGAGACGCAGCAGATGTATTACGGTCTTAGCGTCACGGGCGTCGTTTCGCCAAGCCGCTTTTGGTCTAATAACTCCGCGCGCGAGGGTGACGCGCTTATACTCACAAAGCCGCTAGGAACGGGCGTTTTAAGCACGGCGATCAAGGCCGATCTGCTAAATTCGGCGCAGATAAAGCAGGTGGTAGAGACGATGCGGCAGCTAAATTTTTATGCCGTAGACGCGCTAAAAGGTATCAACGTAACGGCGGCGACCGATGTCACGGGATTTGGCTTTTTAGGACATCTAAGCGAAATGCTAAACGATAAAATCAGCTTTGAAATTTACTCGGGTAACGTGCCCGTGATAGCGGTTGCGCGCGAGTTTGCCGATATGGGCATCATCCCTGAGGGCAGCTATAAAAACCGCGAATTTGCGAGTAAATTCGTCCGTGGCGAGGCCGATATCTTGCTTTACGACGCGCAGACTTCAGGCGGATTACTGCTAGCGGTACCGCAAAGCGAGACAAATTCGGCTCTATCTCGCCTAAAGGACGCCGGTTACGAAAACAGCGCCGTAGTGGGTGCAGCTACGGCAAAGACGGAGTTTGGGATAAATTTGATTTAGCGCTTGCGACAAAATTTGTCGGCTTATCCGGTAAGCCTTTAGTTTAAAAATCTAGTTTCTTAAGTCATGTTTAAAACATCGTCAAATATACTCGGCTATCTAGCGCGTAAATCGCAAAAACGGCGCCAAACCGAGCAATCGTTACTTTTATCATTTACTTAAAATTTGCCGCCTCGTATGCCGGTTTTACATATTTGGCCTAAAAGCCGTCCAAATTCAGCATCAGT contains these protein-coding regions:
- the selD gene encoding selenide, water dikinase SelD; the encoded protein is MYNDKRLTKFVKAAGUAAKLDPSGLHKTIGDLNLAHPNLLSNIGTNEDASVFKITNDIALVQTLDFITPVVDDPFIFGQIAAANSLSDVFAMGGRVLNALNIVGFDSCNLSGEILGEILHGGRDKVAECGGVIVGGHTIETQQMYYGLSVTGVVSPSRFWSNNSAREGDALILTKPLGTGVLSTAIKADLLNSAQIKQVVETMRQLNFYAVDALKGINVTAATDVTGFGFLGHLSEMLNDKISFEIYSGNVPVIAVAREFADMGIIPEGSYKNREFASKFVRGEADILLYDAQTSGGLLLAVPQSETNSALSRLKDAGYENSAVVGAATAKTEFGINLI